TCGACCGACTACAGCGGGAGCTCGACGCGCGAGAAGCAGAAGATGATCCCGACGAAGAGAGTCTGCCGCCTGCGAAGCCAAACACAAACCCACGCGCACCTACATTGCGTCGGCGATCTCGTTTGCAGGCCCAGAAGGCACCGGTGCGCCAGCGGACAAGACAGACCAACCGTCGAGCCAAAATAGGCTCGGCCCAACCAGGCACAACCCACGCAGGCGACGGCAAGGAACCTGGGCAGCATAACACCCAAGAACGCGGCCCACCCTAACGACAATCTGGTCCCCCTCTCCCTTGAAGGGAGAGGGCTAGGGCGAAGGATTCCTGAACAACAGTTGACGAAGATCGCAGAAACACGTTCCAAAATGTTCGTGAACATCGTCGACGCATGCGCTGCCATCGGGCTGGGTGCCCTCTCAGCCTAACCCTCTCTGTGCGAGTAGGGGGCAAGGGGAACGCAGCGCGTTTGCCGCTCGATCGAGCAGGTAATATCACGTATTAGGGGGGCATTCCTGGCCTTTTCTCGTGAGTATTTCGTGATTGTTGTACGAATTTACAGGCCCTTGCCTAGAAAATGCTTGTTAACCTGAACTTTGCCGACTTAACTGAATACCTCTTTCCAAGTTACGTCGTATGCTTTGTAGAAATACGACGCGATCGACACGAAGGGCGTTTCAATGAGACCACTCCTACTAACGGTATGTTGCTTTTTGGCAACTTCTCCTGTTTTTGCACAAGACTATGTTGCCCCGATGGTGCCGCTTTATGGCGACTATGGGCATGCATCGACGGCGGCCGAAGGCGCGCTAGATGGGATGGCCAACGTGGTCAGTGCCCAGGGCTCGTACAATTTGCAGAGCTCGGAAGCGGCAATCAATATGACCCAGGCCCAGAGCCAAGAGATTGCTAATCACCAGCAATACGCCGACACGTATTTCCAAATGCGGGCTCAACGCGACGCCTACGAGGCGAAGAAGCACCCCCGCCCAACCGAAGAGCAGCTGGTACACCTGGCCCACTCCGAAGCCCCTAAAGGCCTTCCTGCGGGAAGTGTCGACAAGGAATCTGGCAAGCTCAATTGGCCTCGCCTGCTGCAATACCCCGACTTCGCAAAGCAAGAGCAAGTCGTGGAATCGTTGCTCAAGAAAAAGTCGGCCAACGGCATGCTCGGTGCCCAAGACGCCCAACAGTTCACCGAGGCCATCGAACAAATGGCCGTGACGCTGAAACGTGGCATCACCAAGGTTCCCCCACAACAGTACATGACGGCCTACGACTTTTTGAAACAACTGCTTTACTCGACCTGTCAAACTCAATTGCCGTAGTCAGTAGTTTGCGTTTTAGCTTTGGAGATTATCGTCGTGATTCGACTTGCAACCCTATTCGCATTAACTGTCCTGACTTCGGCTACCTGGCTACCTTTCGCTGCTGCGGATGAAGCTGCCAAACCATCGGTCGACGCCCTCGTCCAGGCAACTGCTAATGCAGACCCCACCGTTCGGCGAAAAGCGATCGCGGCCTTGATCGCTAGCAATCCTGGACCGAAGGTCACCATCCCGCTGTTTACCAAGCTTTTGGAAGACTCGGATCCGGCCGTGCGTCTGCGTGTGATGAATGCCATCGCCGATGCAGGTTCGCCTGCGGTGCCCGGTTTGACCGAAGCTTTGAAGAACGACAAAGCCGCATTCTGGGCATGCTTGATCTTGCGTGAACTGGGCCCCAAAGCAGCCGATGCTGCTCCGGCTTTGGCCAACGTACTAGAGAACGGCAAAGGCGAGATTCGCCGCGAGGCACTGCTTTCGCTGGCCGCGATGCCCAAAGCAGCCGAGCAATACACCGACCTGATCGCCAAGCAGCTCGACGACGAACAACTTCAAATTGCCGCCGTTTACACATTAGGCCGCATCGGCAAAATGCCGGAGGATGCCACCCAGCAACTTCGCGCCAATACCCGCAAAAAAGGCATGTTGTCACTGGTTAGTGTCTGGGCTCTCGCTCGCTCGAATCCAGCAGACAAACAGATGAACCAGGAAGCAATCCAGCGTCTGGCCGCTGAATTGAGTTCCCCATACCCACTGGTTCGAGCGATGGCTTCGCAAGGACTCGTATCGCTGAAAGCCCCGCCCGAGCTATTGAAGCAAGCAATCAAAAGTGACTTGAGCATGGCTGAAGTTCCCGTTGTGCGTAACGCGTTGAACGTGTTAGCAACGATGGGGCCTGATGCGATCGAGCTTCTGACCGAAGCCCTCCAGCACCCCAGCGTTCAATACGACGCGGTTCTGATCATCGGCGACATGGGTCCCAAAGGCGCTTCGGCCACGGCGGCCTTGGCCAAGCTCATCGACGGCGACAATGTCCGCGTAGCCAACGAAGCAGTCGTTACCCTTGGCAAAATTGGTCCTGACGCCAATGCGGCCGTACCTCAATTGGCCAAAGCGTTGGAAAATGGACAAGGGACAATCGCCCATAACTCGGCATTGACCTTAGGACGCATCGGTCCGGCAGCGAAAGCCGCCCAGCCTGCACTTGTGAAAACAATGCAGAACACCAAAGACGCATCGATGCGACTGCTGTGTGCTTGGGCTCTGGTCCACATCGACGGCGATTCGGAAGCAACCCAAAAGGAAGTTTCGCCCGTGGTCGCTGCCGCTGCCAAATCAGACAACCCGGTCCTTCAAAAGGCCGCCAGCGAGTTGCTTGAAAAGATGAAAAGCTCCGGCAAGTAAGCCGTTGCTTCATCGTGTTTCCAGTGCCTGTGCCGTCTATTGCGGAACGCCCACAGGCCAAGTGGCGAGAGCCGATAATCTGATTCATCTACGGTGGCTACTTCCAAGCAATGATCGCCGCTCCGCCGACGATCAATAGCCCACCGACCCAGTGCTGCCAGGCCAGTTTCTCTCCGAGAAAGATCGCCGCCAAAGCGATCGCGAAGACAACACTCAGCTTGTCGACCGGAGCAACCGAAGACGCCGGACCGAGGCTCAGTGCTTGAAAATAGCACAGCCACGACGCGCCCGTTGCCAAGCCTGACAGAGCGAGAAAAAGAATGGCGTTGCCCGAAAGCGAGCGCCACGCTGGCATGCCGGTGGCCAAGACAATTCCCCAGGCCAACACCAGGACGACGCACGTGCGAATGGCCGTCGCCAGATTGGGCTCAACCTGGCTGGTACCTGCTTTGGCAAGCACGGCCGTGATGCCAGCGAACACGGCGGCCAGTAACGCCCAGTGAAACCAATTCATCGTTACATATCCTTGTCAGCGAAATCGTTCGCCTCGTAGTATGCGATTCGCCGTGAATCGGTTCAAGCGTTTCCTAGATTTCTGCTCGTCAACAAATCCTTTGCCTAAGCAACGGCATTGCCATAAGCTGACGGAAAACGCCTCTTCTATTCCTCGGAAACAAGGAAACCTCGTCATGCGATGCGCGCCGAGGCGCTGCTGACGCAATTGGAAGCAATGAAGTAGAGGCTCTGCCGATCGGCCAGACACAGCCCTCAAGAATCAATCGCCAGCGGTGGTCCCCCAAACCGCGAAGACCCACCTGACAGTTCTTGCGTCAGGTGGGTCTCACGGCATCGTCGATTACCTACATCCCCTTAGGCTGACTCGACGATGCCCGCCTCCTGAACGACCTGGGCGAGCCAAGCTTGAATGCGTTCTTCGGTTAGCTCCCACTGATTGTCATCGTCCAGGCCCAGACCAACGAAGTGCGTATCGTCTAGCAGCCCGCGAGAATCATCGAACTCGTAGCCATCGGTCGGCCAGATGCCAATCAGTTCAGGCGAGCCTAACTTTTGAATGGTTTCCCACAACTCGCCCATCGCATCGAGATAGTTATCGGGGTACCCGACGGCATCCCCCATTCCGAAGAAAGCGACCTTTTTACCGGTCAGATCGAGACCGGCTAACTTCGGCAAAAAACCGTCCCAGTCGGCTTGCAGCTCTCCCACATTCCACGTCGAGATACCCAACAGCAAGATATCGTACTTCAGTAGATCTTCCGGCTTGGCTTTGTAAACGTCGACAACATCGGCAACGCAATCTCCGAGCAGCTCCTTCATGCGTTGGGCCGCGCCTTCGGTGTTTCCGGTAGTCGATCCGTAAAAAATGGCCATCGACATATCCATTGTTTCCTCACACTTCAAAAAGAATGTTTTCAATGATCGATACGAAGTTTCGCGCAATTACAAAGAAATACCCAAGCGACGACAGCAAAGGCCTGCCCGGTGCTGGTCGCCTGCTTCGCGATAGAGTTGCGCAAGACGCTGCAAACAACACGTACACTTCAACGATTGAATCTCTTGTGTCGTGGCATCCGCGATGGCCAGATAGGCCTTTTCGTTTTGATGCAGCCGCGACAGGACCGTCACCAGCGCGACCCGGTAAAAGAAGACCTGCGGTGCCATGGCGATCGCGGCTACTAAAATCGGTTGAATCAGCTCCGCCGGGTAGTCCGCTTTCGACATGTAGTACGCCACCCCATATCGGGCATTGTGGGAATCAAGATCAACGTGGCACGCCCTTTGGCACACGTCAGCGGCCAATGCATACTGCTGGACCATCCCCAGGCCCCGGGCCAGGCGTGAAAGGACTTCCGCGTCTTCGATCGGCAGTTGAGCCAACCGGCAATAGATAGCCACCGCCATCTGGGGTTGCTGGACGTTGGCATAGCAATCCGCAAGAGCCAATTGCCCAGACACCGAAAGCCCCTGCAATGTTCGGGCATGCTCTAAGGCCACCTTGCCAGGCTCGAAGTCGCACAACGCATGACAGAGCACCCCTTTCAACTCCCAGGCGGAAGGATCGTCGGGGTGGTGTTCTAAATGAAGCTGCAGCACATCAACCGCTTCGACGTAGCTGCCGTGGTAGTAATAACACAATGCCCGGTGATAGGCGCTTTCAGCACAAGCCATTTCACTCTCGCACGATAGAAAGTAAGGAGAAACCATGTGATGATTTCGCATGCCGGCGACGACATACCCAACCATCACCACAGCCCAGAGACCGCGATGCGACGGATGAGCAAAACGCTCGACCCGCAACATCACCCATGGCTAGCTAGCGGAAGAATCCGCCCGGGGGCTCGCTTTAGATACTGAGTCTCAGTTGCACTAATTCTATCGCTTGTTTCCGCGGCTGGCAACTGATTTCCTGAATTTGACACAAGTGGCTACAGACATTGCCTTTATAGTCACCCAGTCTCCTAAAAGACGAACGATCCAAAGGGCTTTTCAAGCTGCACTAGGGCTTCAGTATTCAAGTGATTCCTGCCCGGCAATGCTTCCGAGCGAACCCCAAACACCGTAGGGACTGGAATCAGAGGAACTTGCCGGCCGCGAAGACTGACTAAGATTGCCCGTATCGATGTCCTCGGCAATAAAGCGGACCGCGCCATCGGCCATTACAACCTGAGCGCCACCCGGATGATAACTGCCCAGGCTATAGATTCCGTCGACCGCTTCGGTTCCGCTCAAGCCGCAACTGGGGCGATTGGGCGGCAAGATCGTATTGAACATCGCCGGTCCTGCCGCGCCGTCGGCCCAACTGTAGCCGCGTTTACGAGCGGCGATGTCGAGCGAGGCCGACTCCATTTTCGTGTCAAAGCAAAGCTGAGCGTTGGCCAACTCGGCTGATGTTTGAGCAATCACCTGAGAGTCGATGAGGATCTCGCCCAGCATCACGGTATTGGAAGTGCCATCCTTTACATCGTGCAGGTGCGTCCACTGGCCAGGCGAAAATGGCCCACGATGATGTTCCTGTTGATGGTAAATGTTGGTCGTGTCCCCAATGCAAAAGACATAGCTGGTTGCTCCCCACGGACGCGAATAATCGGCCGGATCCGAGGGACAAACCAACTCATGCAATTGCGTCGCCCACGGCTCGTACGTTTCGACCCACGGGTCAGGCCCCATCGCGGGATAAGTCTGACCGTCGATCGTTAAGGGGGCCATGATCGTTTCGTACAGCTCGGCTTGCTCAATCATCGGTAACAGGGCAATCAAACCGCTCCGGCGATTGCCGCTGGAACAACTGGGCAACGAGTTGAAGATATCGTGATAGTTATGCACGCCTAAGCCAATTTGCCTCAGTTGATTCTGGCACTGTATACGACGAACTCCCTCGCGAGAACCTCGTGTCGCTGGCAACAGCAAGGCCAAAAGCAATCCGATAATGCCTATCACGACAAACAACTCAACAATCGTGAAACCGCGACGAGTGGGTTTCAAAGACGTGCTTTTCATGAGTCTGCCTTTCAGTTTAGTGATCGTTTGCCGTGAACTGTTTTTCACCGTCAATGGTGCCCATCGCTCCCCACAAGCCGAACGGACTGGCGATCGATTGCTGGTCGTAGGCCTGGGCCGTGGGTGGTGCGGCAGATACGTTGCCACAATCAATATCATCGGTGATGAAATGAACACTTCCGTCACAGAACGCGACGTTCACGCCGCCGGGATGATAACTACCGGCAGAGTAAATTCCGTCGACAGGACCTTTTCCACCGACCGCGCAGCTGGGGCCGTTGGGTGGCAGAATTGTATTAACCAAACCAGGCCCGGCCGCACCGTCGACCCAGTTGTAGCCACGGCCATACTTATGGAGTGAAACATCATTTCGATACGTTTGCTGGTTGACGCTCAGGGTCTGCAGGCCGATTGCCGGATCGCTTAAGATGCTGGCCGGAAGGTCGATCGCGTATTGTCCCTGGACGTCGCGCTGCTGAACGGTACCGATCTCGGCAAGGGCGATTGTGTTGGACATGCCGTCCAAGATATCGTCGAAGGTCGCCTTCAAGCCGGGGGCGAACGCGCCACGTAATTTGGGCAGTTGATGGATATCCGCCGCGACATCCCCAATACAAAATGCGTAGTTGGTCGACTGAAAATCCTGCGCACCGTCTTCCGCGGATGGACATTGCAGGTACTGCTGACGAGTTTGCCAAGGCGGATAGCTTCGATCCCAAGGAACCGGCCCACCCGGCGGAATGCCAGCTGCCGGATCTCCCCGCTGGATTACTTCGTACAGTGCTGATTGTTCAATCATAGGCAGCAGTTCGACCATCCCGCTAAGACGCCCCTCGTTCCCTCCGACGCCGGTACCGCCCATGGCCGAAGGGAGATGTCCGTAGGTATCGTGAAAGTTGTGCAGCGCTAAAACCATTTGTTTGAGGTGCCCCTGGCAGATGGCTCGCCTGGCTTGGCCGCGTCCCTGATGCAAGCTGGGCAGCAAGAGAAAGAGGCCAGCCGAAATGATAACGATCACCACCAGCAGTTCCTTCAGTGAGAAGCCGCTGCGAGTGGGGCGTTTTACGAAGTACCTGCTATAGATCATCACGGCCGACTGCCTCGCTTCCAGAGATCGTTCCCATCGCTCCCCACGCACCAAATGGGCTGGCATGACTCTGGTCGGCGAAGTCTTCGACTGTTGGAGGTGCCAAGGCCGAATCACCGGCGTCGACTTCCTCGGAAACGAACTGCACGCTGCCATCGACGAAAGCTACCAAGCAGCCACCAGGGTGCTGACTGCCGGCGGAATAAACCCCGTCCACCGCTTCCAGTCCACCAACCGCGCAGCTGGGGCTATTGGGCGGCAAGATCGTGTTGACCAGCCCCGGTCCGGCAGCTCCGTCAACCCAGTTATAACCGCGGCCTCGATCGTGCAGGCCAACTTTCCTTTGGTAGTACTTCCGTCCGCTGTCGACCGTTCGCCAGCAGATGCCGGGGTCGGTGAGTATTGTTTTCGGGAGATTCACTGCGTACTGCCCTTGAACCTGAAGCCTATACTCCGTGCCCATTTCAGCCATGGCGATCGTATTCGAGGTGCCGTCCGTGATGTCATCAAAACGGGTAAACAATCCAGGTGCAAATGCTCCCCGAGGCTTGGGCAGTTGATGAATGTCGCTCGTCACATCCCCAATACAAAACGCGTAGTTGGTCGGCTGATAGTCCTTACCTTCGCTGTAGGCGGCAGGGCAATTATAGGAGTCCATTTCAAACTGCCACGGCGGGAACGTCTTGTCCCAAGGCGCCGGTCCGCCGGGAGGTGCTCCGTACGAGCCTGAAATGATCTGGTCATAGACAGAGCTACTTTCCATGAACGGAACCAGTGCAATCAATGCATTGAGCCGGTTTTCGTTTCCACCAGCACCGGTTCCACCCATCGCCATGGGAAATTGATTAAAAGTATCGTGATAGTTATGTAAGGCAAGAAGGATTTGCTTCATGTTATTCGTGCATTGCATCCGCCGTGCTGCTTCCCGGACACCTCCCCGGCGACCGAATGGAAGCACACAAAAGAAGAGGATCGCCGCGATGATGAACGTCACGGCGAACAGTTCCTTTAGTGTGAAGCCGTTTCGCGTTTCGTCGTTGGTTGTCATAACTAGGCCTCCTGCAGTTGCATGTCGGGGGTTGTTTTCTTCGTCGCTGATTTCCGCTTTTTCCGCCAGCGGACGGCTTCGTAAGTAGCCATCGGCACGATCCAGCTCAGCCAGGCATTGACTTGATAGGCCATGAAGCTTTCGGACTCGGTGACGATCAAAGTGCCAGCAACAATCCGAAAGAGCAGGGGAGCGACCAGCAGCAAAAAGCAGTGCGTAGCCCAACGCTGGTGAACAGGGAAGTTTCGCTGCATCGCGTACCTCGCCGCCATCACTACGGTCGCGGCAGTGGCAATCGCCTGCAGGCCAAAACCAACTCCGGCGATCGGCCCGGTGAAAGCCCAGAACGCCATGACCAAGCCACTCGGAGCAACCAGGCCCAAAACCAGAAACAACTGAGCCTTGCCCAGACGACGGTGCCACGTGCCGTGCGATTTGCGTTTGCCGCTAAGCATTAAATAGGCGGCCAGCAGCAGGGCAATCGGCGACGCGATGATATGTACAAAGAACGCCGGTGAATAGATTCCGCGAAACGACTCTTCGCGTCCCAGCAGGAAGACGGCATCAAAGTTGAGCGGAAAGTAGTTGACGTACTCTGCCACGATCGAGAAAAGCACCTTGCCCAGTAGCAGCACGAGGGCACCTGCGGCAAGTGCTTTTAGGGTTCGAGCACGCGATGACGAGCCATGCGCCTTCACGATCCTGCGGCGAGGGCCGCCTCCGACAAGGTTATCCGAATAGATTCAAGACGAGTGGGGCCACGCAAGTGGTAGGCCTGGCCCACTCTGGAGGATAACCGAAGTTGCCGTGCGAGTCGATCAAATTGCCAACGACCGTTTACTTGGCCGGTGCCATCATTTGAATTAAATCTTTAGCGATGACGTTCGCGGCCATCTCACCCCCTGGGGTGTCTTGCAGGTTGGTCAGCACAATCATCGTGAGTCCCGTTTTCGGATCGTGGCCCATGAAGGATTGATAACCTGGCAGTGAGCCGTCGTGTCCGATCATCGGTCCCATCTGCGCGATGCCGAGGCCATAGCCGGCGCTTTGCGGGTCGTCAGGATTTGCCGGACGGATGCTTGCCAATCGCTTGGCTTGCATCGATTCATCCAACAGTCCGCCACCGATGAGCACCTCGACATAGTCGGCCAAGTCGTCGGCTGTGGAGATCGCCGCGCCGGCCGCCCAGGCCCACGAAGGATTCGCCAGGGTCATGTCGCTGGGTAGCAGCTTACCGGCCACGGCTTGCTTCTGCTCTTGCTCGGTCAATTCAGAGTTCACGTTCGTGCCGAACATATAGCCATGGGCGAACGGAGGGGGAAGCTGGTTGTCATCCTTGGCTGGCATCGATGTCCGCGTCAGCTTCAACGGGGTGAAGATCCGCTGTTGGAATACTTCTTCCAACGGCATCTCGGTCATCCGCTCGATCAACACGCCGAGCATGACGTAATTGGTGTTGGAGTAGAAGTACTTCGAGCCTGGCTTGAACATGGCTTTTTGCTCGATGCCAAGCTGAATCAACTGCTGCGGCGAGTACGTCTTATCGGGTTGCTCGTCCAGGGTTTGATTGAACGATTTTATCTCGCTGTAGTTCGCAATGCCGCTACGCATATCAAGCAGGTCGGCGATCGTGACTTCATCCCCTTGGGGGACATTGTCGAAGAACTTCGAGACCTTATCTTCGAGCTTCAGCTTGCCTTCTTGGACGAGTTGAAGAATGACAGTCGCGGTCATCGTCTTGGTATTCGACCCAGCACGAAACGCCATGTCGGTCTGCATCGGCTGCTTGGTCTTCAAGTCGGCCACACCAAACGCCTGTAGCCACTGGTGGTCGCCGTTACGCAGCAGGACAACGACACCAGGGATGGCGTTATCGCGACGAATCTGCTCGACCTTTTCGACCAACGCATCCTGATTGGCTGGCCATTTCGCGTAGCAAGTCGACACAAACGATGCGCTAAAGAGCGCAAGTAAACAAACCACCGAAGCTAAATTTCGCACTATACCAATCCCCGATAACAGACAAACCGTAACACATCGTGCCTTATGAACTATAGCTTACGATGCGTTATGATTTGATGTGCCGAAAGCAGGGAGTTTTTCGACTGGTTTTCTGCGGTTTTTTAGTGTCCGGCCAGCTGCTTGGCGGCGTCTGGCTTGTCGTGAATGGCGAAGCGGTCCACCAGGTGGGCGCTGGCTTCGTTGAGCCCGATTAGCTCGACGTGGATTTCCTTTTGGCGGTACTTCACGATCACTTTGTCGAGCGCCCCGATGGCGGTGATATCCCAGAAGTGGGCACCACTGACGTCGATATGGACTCGGTCGAGCTTCTCTTGATAGTCAAACGAATTGATGAAGCGGTCTGCCGAGGCAAAGAAAACCTGACCGGTGACGGCGTAGGTCTTGCCGGTGTTGCACTCGTGCATCTCCCCTTCGACCACCATAATCTGACCAACTTTGTGGGCGAAGAAGAAGCCGGACATCAGCACGCCAACCAGCACCCCTTGGGCCAGGTCGTGCGTTGCGACCACAACAACCACCGTGCTGACCATCACTGCGCTCGAGCTCTTGGGATGCAGAATAAGGTTCTTCAGCGATTCCCATTTAAACGTGCCGATCGAAACCATGATCATCACCGAGACCAGCGCGGCCATCGGAATCATCGAAACGTATTCGCCCAGGAACACGATCAAGATCAAGAGGAAGACACCGGCACATAGCGTCGAGAGACGACCTCGACCGCCTGACTTCACGTTGATGACCGATTGCCCGATCATCGCACAGCCGGCCATCCCTCCGAGGAAGCCCGAGAGGATATTGGCACAACCTTGACCGACGCATTCCTGGTTCTTATCGCTGTGCGTATCGGTCATTTCATCGACGATCGACGCCGTCATCAGCGATTCAAGTAAGCCCACCACGGCCAGCGTGACCGAAACCGGGAAGATGATTTGCAGCGTTTCCAGCGTCCACGGAATCTCTGGCAACAGGAAGAAAGGAAGACTGTCTGGCAGCTGCCCCATGTCGCCAACCGTGCGAATCTGGAAGCCGAACATGACCGAGACGACCGTCAGAACGCAGATGGCAATCAGCGGCGAAGGAACGGTCTTGGTCACGTAAGGAAGCAAGTAGATGATCGCCAGTCCACCCAAGACCATCGGGTAAACCAACCACGGCACGCCGATCAGTTCTGGAAGCTGAGCCATGAAGATCAGGATAGCCAACGCATTCACAAACCCGGTAATCACCGACTTGGAAACGAACCGCATCAAGACGCCCAACTTAAAGTAGCCAGCGGCCATCTGCAGGATGCCCGTCAAAATGGTTGCGGCGAGCAGATACTGCAGGCCGTGCTCTTTTACCAGCGTGACCATGACCAGGGCCATCGCCCCGGTCGCTGCCGAGATCATGCCGGGCCGACCGCCGACAAACGCACTGACGGCGGCAATACAAAACGAAGCGTAAAGGCCGACCTTGGGGTCGACCCCGGCGATGATCGAAAAAGCGATCGCTTCGGGAATAAGGGCCAACGCCACGACCAAACCGGCGAGCAGGTCCTTGGGTATGTTGCCAAACCATTGTTGACGGAGGGTATCTGGCTTATGCATCTCGTTCTCTTCCAGGTAGAAATCTTGGGTAGGGGGACCGAGGGAAGACGCTTCCGTCAGATCCGTAGAAATAAGGGCTAAGAACTCGGTGTCATTCAGCGGCGGAGAGATGGTTCGCAGGCTCGATGGCGGGAATAATCCACGTTCGGGCCGTGCCATGGTGGGCGAACTTCACGCTGAGAGAGAATTGACTACACCGGTTAACCTGCCTTTATTGAGCAAAATAATCACTTGTATGGCACTAAGTTTACCACAAGCAGTTTTTCAACGATAGTTCAAATCTTGTGAAGTTTCGCAGACCAGGGCCACGGCAGAGGCAATGGCGAGCTTCCTGCCGCAAAGGCCTCTTTAAAATGGAGCATGGCCACGCTAGACTTTAATCCCTCTTTTGTTTTTCTTTCTCTCTTACTGTGGCCCCATCATGAAGAATGTGAATCGCGGTTTCACGCTTGTGGAGCTTCTGGTCGTCATTGCGA
This is a stretch of genomic DNA from Bremerella alba. It encodes these proteins:
- a CDS encoding SulP family inorganic anion transporter, translating into MARPERGLFPPSSLRTISPPLNDTEFLALISTDLTEASSLGPPTQDFYLEENEMHKPDTLRQQWFGNIPKDLLAGLVVALALIPEAIAFSIIAGVDPKVGLYASFCIAAVSAFVGGRPGMISAATGAMALVMVTLVKEHGLQYLLAATILTGILQMAAGYFKLGVLMRFVSKSVITGFVNALAILIFMAQLPELIGVPWLVYPMVLGGLAIIYLLPYVTKTVPSPLIAICVLTVVSVMFGFQIRTVGDMGQLPDSLPFFLLPEIPWTLETLQIIFPVSVTLAVVGLLESLMTASIVDEMTDTHSDKNQECVGQGCANILSGFLGGMAGCAMIGQSVINVKSGGRGRLSTLCAGVFLLILIVFLGEYVSMIPMAALVSVMIMVSIGTFKWESLKNLILHPKSSSAVMVSTVVVVVATHDLAQGVLVGVLMSGFFFAHKVGQIMVVEGEMHECNTGKTYAVTGQVFFASADRFINSFDYQEKLDRVHIDVSGAHFWDITAIGALDKVIVKYRQKEIHVELIGLNEASAHLVDRFAIHDKPDAAKQLAGH